A genomic stretch from Deltaproteobacteria bacterium includes:
- a CDS encoding 2-oxoacid:ferredoxin oxidoreductase subunit beta, whose translation MTAINAPEPVKLKKKDFDAGIDVRWCPGCGDYSILANIQKFLPTLGRAKEEFAFISGIGCSSRFPYYMNTYGFHSIHGRAPAFATGLKSYRPDLSVWVVTGDGDGFSIGGNHLLHAMRRNVDLNILLFNNRIYGLTKGQYSPTSEVGKVTSSTPMGSIDSPLRPLSVVLGAEATFVARVTDTDAKLMQNILQQAYEHKGTSFIEIYQNCNVFNDGAFVNLTKGDVKRDAQLILEEGKPMIFGKERNKGLIFQDGKPAVATIGENGVSEDDIIVHNPSDPDPTLAFRLARMDPPDFPVAMGILRKVERPTYDDAITQQVIDAKKASPDKTIHDLLHSGDTWEVK comes from the coding sequence ATGACAGCAATCAATGCTCCAGAACCTGTCAAGCTGAAGAAAAAAGACTTTGATGCAGGAATCGATGTGCGATGGTGCCCAGGCTGTGGAGATTACTCCATTCTGGCCAACATCCAGAAATTTCTACCTACTCTAGGTCGTGCCAAAGAAGAGTTCGCGTTTATCAGTGGCATCGGTTGTTCCAGCCGATTTCCCTATTACATGAACACATATGGCTTCCACAGTATTCATGGTCGCGCACCTGCCTTTGCAACCGGTTTGAAATCTTACCGGCCAGATCTTAGCGTCTGGGTTGTTACAGGAGATGGAGATGGGTTCTCCATTGGTGGTAATCACCTCTTGCATGCCATGCGGCGAAACGTTGACTTGAACATCCTGCTCTTCAACAACCGCATTTACGGATTAACCAAAGGCCAATACTCACCCACGTCCGAAGTTGGGAAAGTAACGAGTTCCACGCCGATGGGATCTATTGATAGTCCTTTACGCCCGCTCAGTGTCGTTTTAGGAGCAGAGGCTACCTTCGTTGCTCGCGTCACCGATACCGATGCGAAGCTCATGCAAAATATTCTTCAGCAAGCGTATGAGCATAAGGGAACCAGCTTCATCGAAATCTACCAAAACTGTAACGTCTTTAACGACGGTGCCTTCGTTAATCTCACCAAAGGTGATGTAAAGCGCGATGCGCAGCTTATTTTAGAAGAAGGCAAGCCGATGATTTTCGGTAAAGAGCGTAATAAAGGTCTCATTTTTCAGGATGGGAAACCTGCCGTTGCCACGATCGGCGAAAATGGCGTGTCCGAAGATGATATTATTGTTCACAATCCCTCAGACCCTGATCCAACGCTCGCATTTCGCTTAGCTCGCATGGATCCTCCTGATTTTCCAGTCGCAATGGGTATTTTACGGAAAGTAGAACGACCAACCTACGATGATGCCATTACGCAGCAAGTCATCGACGCAAAAAAGGCCTCACCGGATAAAACTATCCATGACCTCTTGCATTCAGGGGACACCTGGGAGGTAAAATAG
- a CDS encoding chemotaxis protein CheX: protein MESTRDKLELVTANLFEAVLELYANPCSEPTSSVDSSFTTSSVQITGHWQGVVSLTVPNRFASLCSSRMFAIEPSEVTLEHIEDAMGELANITAGSFKSMLEGSCQLGLPVVTHGSNYSVRFPGASVDCRVDFVCEEMPFFVTLLVRST, encoded by the coding sequence ATGGAATCTACCAGAGACAAATTAGAATTGGTTACAGCAAACCTCTTCGAAGCCGTTTTGGAACTCTATGCTAACCCCTGTTCAGAGCCAACTAGCTCTGTAGACTCAAGTTTTACGACCTCAAGTGTTCAAATCACCGGTCATTGGCAAGGTGTGGTCTCGCTTACCGTACCCAACCGTTTTGCCAGCCTTTGTTCGTCCCGTATGTTTGCGATTGAGCCCAGCGAAGTAACGCTTGAGCACATTGAAGATGCAATGGGTGAATTAGCCAATATTACCGCGGGAAGCTTCAAATCAATGCTCGAGGGCAGCTGCCAGCTGGGATTGCCAGTGGTAACCCATGGATCGAACTATTCGGTTAGATTTCCAGGAGCATCTGTAGATTGCCGAGTAGACTTCGTCTGCGAAGAGATGCCGTTTTTTGTGACGCTTTTAGTGCGAAGCACCTAA
- a CDS encoding alpha/beta hydrolase encodes MYRTITSTVDSARDLAKKLWAPKNPSTSNTVQCLHEGIHPMPEENVMGPGRDRAFKLPQYFAHMGDTKTAFFDAGEGEPVIFIHGLAANLTHWVHIAPHFSRRFRVLGIDLPGCGESAELSNGFSVDNFREHIIRWMDYLEIEKATIVGHSLGGMITTSLAIEHPDRIKSAVLVNPAGVQPMPLPFRVGGQIILRDQILSVILPRVWKGLLGQVFGVENRFTEGFYKTCEETFDDNDVYGIAKIIAGLRDDILEKDFAKLLGEIMVPTYLVWGDKDLLVPARLLRRAAKKFARVHAVEIKKCGHMPNIEYPFRLIHTIEQALKDSE; translated from the coding sequence ATGTACCGCACCATAACCTCGACCGTTGATTCAGCCAGAGACCTCGCTAAAAAGCTGTGGGCTCCGAAGAATCCTTCCACCTCCAATACCGTGCAATGCCTTCACGAAGGTATTCACCCTATGCCAGAAGAAAATGTGATGGGCCCCGGAAGGGACCGCGCATTTAAGCTTCCCCAATACTTCGCGCACATGGGAGATACCAAAACCGCATTTTTTGATGCTGGTGAAGGGGAACCTGTCATTTTCATTCATGGGTTGGCCGCAAACCTCACCCACTGGGTTCACATAGCACCTCACTTCAGCCGCAGGTTTCGCGTATTGGGAATTGACCTGCCTGGTTGCGGTGAATCGGCCGAACTCAGTAATGGCTTCTCTGTAGACAATTTCCGTGAGCACATCATCCGCTGGATGGATTATCTCGAAATAGAAAAAGCGACGATTGTAGGACACTCGTTGGGCGGCATGATTACCACCTCGCTTGCCATTGAACACCCTGACCGAATCAAGAGCGCTGTACTCGTCAATCCTGCTGGCGTCCAACCGATGCCACTGCCATTTCGAGTTGGCGGCCAAATTATTCTTCGAGACCAAATCCTTTCGGTGATTCTACCGCGCGTATGGAAAGGACTTCTCGGCCAAGTTTTTGGCGTTGAGAATAGATTCACAGAAGGATTTTATAAAACTTGCGAAGAAACATTCGATGACAACGATGTTTACGGAATAGCAAAAATCATTGCTGGTCTTCGTGATGACATCCTAGAAAAGGACTTCGCTAAGCTACTGGGCGAGATCATGGTTCCAACCTATCTCGTTTGGGGAGACAAAGACCTCTTGGTTCCAGCTCGTCTCCTGCGACGTGCTGCTAAGAAATTTGCCAGAGTTCACGCTGTGGAAATTAAAAAATGTGGTCACATGCCCAACATTGAATATCCATTTCGGCTTATTCATACGATTGAGCAGGCTCTTAAAGATTCAGAGTAA
- a CDS encoding DUF1566 domain-containing protein, which yields MKNSNWLLAIALLISMVGFDAMAVEKPGAYKISGSEGKEIVSDEGSKLDWQKTFEKALNWTQATDHCGSLGLGGNKDWRLPTRKELMTIVKYRLNNPASDFPEMPAVYFWSASTSSESEGFAWGINFRNGSLNNYDKASTQYTRCVRSH from the coding sequence ATGAAAAATTCGAATTGGCTTCTGGCGATAGCTCTCCTAATCTCTATGGTTGGCTTTGACGCAATGGCAGTAGAAAAACCGGGCGCTTATAAAATCTCGGGGTCTGAGGGTAAAGAAATCGTGTCTGATGAAGGCAGCAAGCTCGACTGGCAAAAAACTTTCGAGAAGGCGCTTAACTGGACTCAGGCAACCGACCACTGCGGCAGTTTGGGCCTGGGTGGTAACAAAGACTGGCGATTGCCAACACGTAAAGAGTTGATGACCATCGTGAAGTATCGCTTGAATAACCCAGCATCTGATTTTCCAGAGATGCCCGCGGTTTATTTCTGGTCGGCCTCAACATCATCCGAGAGCGAAGGCTTTGCGTGGGGTATCAACTTCCGAAATGGTAGCTTGAACAATTACGACAAAGCTTCTACGCAGTATACCCGGTGTGTGCGCAGTCACTGA
- a CDS encoding enoyl-CoA hydratase/isomerase family protein, translated as MSEILYEELDHGVGRLILNSGSGNPITPSLLETLNSELERIAKDAPRCLVIDGGEGSIFSGGFALPVIADWDREEIRAFFGTFLDAIYKIMLMPCSTVAAINGHTIAGGFILSLATDLRIVKSGKLKLGLSEVDLGVCVPAGPQVLLAARTSEAHALRVGMLGHLFNGEEALRIGYAADCVEDARAGAVDYATRIAKKPGHGSSETSRFYSEGLVERVKSADAQYMEPFLDSWFSEDGQKCIKGLAAKLSGK; from the coding sequence ATGTCTGAAATACTGTACGAAGAACTCGATCACGGCGTTGGCCGACTCATCCTGAACAGCGGTTCCGGTAACCCCATTACGCCGTCGCTCCTAGAAACGCTTAACAGCGAATTGGAGCGAATCGCTAAAGATGCCCCGCGCTGTCTGGTGATTGATGGTGGTGAAGGTTCTATTTTCTCAGGAGGCTTCGCCCTGCCTGTCATCGCAGATTGGGACCGTGAGGAAATCCGAGCGTTCTTTGGTACATTTTTAGATGCCATATACAAAATTATGCTCATGCCCTGCTCTACAGTAGCAGCTATCAATGGCCACACGATTGCTGGCGGATTCATTCTTTCACTGGCGACAGACTTACGAATCGTTAAAAGCGGTAAGCTCAAACTTGGCTTAAGCGAAGTCGACTTAGGTGTATGCGTTCCTGCTGGACCTCAAGTTCTTTTAGCGGCTCGTACCAGTGAAGCGCACGCACTGCGTGTTGGTATGCTTGGCCATCTCTTTAATGGTGAAGAAGCTCTTCGAATTGGTTATGCAGCCGACTGTGTAGAAGATGCTCGTGCGGGAGCTGTTGACTACGCAACGCGTATTGCTAAAAAGCCTGGGCACGGATCCAGTGAAACCAGCCGTTTCTACAGCGAAGGCTTGGTTGAACGTGTAAAATCGGCCGATGCACAATATATGGAACCCTTTCTCGATTCGTGGTTTTCTGAAGATGGCCAGAAATGCATCAAGGGTCTCGCAGCGAAACTATCCGGTAAGTAA
- a CDS encoding 2-oxoacid:acceptor oxidoreductase subunit alpha: MSDVEVEVGSSSETTPVQEVDRVNIRFAGDSGDGMQLTGNRFTQETALSGNDLRTFPDYPAEIRAPAGTLAGVSAFQISFSSHAIHTAGDAPDVLVAMNPAALAANLKDLKDGGTLILNSAQFTKRNLEKAGYSANPIEDESLKAYKLHSIDITGMTTKALEDTGLTTKIMDRCKNFFALGVTLWLYNRSFDSTVEWIGKKFGKKPELVEANTKVLKAGYYYGETAEIFDGRFEVKKAPITEGVYRNINGNSSLAMGFVAASMKANRDLFLGSYPITPASTILHELARYKAYGVKTFQAEDEIAAVCAAVGASFGGALAITTTSGPGLALKAEAIGLAVMTELPLVAINVQRGGPSTGLPTKTEQSDLLQGLYGRNGEAPMPVLACASPADAFETAYEAARIALKYMTPVLLLSDGYIANGTEPWKLPDPDKLIPIETFSWTDPETFQPYSRNPETLARPWVTPGTPKMEHRLGGLEKAHLTGGVSYDPHNHEMMIRMRDEKVKRVTEEIPATAIEGGDSGELLIVGWGSTYGVILGAAANLRAQGRKVSCIHLRYLNPLPPDLKEVFSRFDQVVVAEMNLGQLAMILRAETLVDIKKITKVQGQPFKESEIVGKATEIMGGKSTSPFLLKTLENIIEGPLAQAEKPVH, translated from the coding sequence ATGAGCGATGTAGAAGTAGAAGTTGGCAGCTCCTCCGAAACGACGCCGGTCCAAGAAGTAGACCGCGTTAACATTCGCTTTGCCGGTGATTCCGGAGATGGCATGCAGCTTACGGGTAATCGTTTTACCCAAGAGACTGCACTATCTGGTAACGACCTTCGGACCTTTCCGGATTACCCTGCAGAAATTCGCGCTCCGGCCGGTACTCTCGCAGGCGTCAGCGCTTTCCAAATCAGTTTCTCGAGCCATGCGATACACACAGCCGGAGACGCACCCGATGTATTGGTTGCAATGAACCCGGCCGCCCTCGCTGCCAACCTGAAAGATCTCAAAGATGGCGGCACACTGATTCTCAACAGTGCTCAATTCACAAAACGAAACCTCGAAAAAGCGGGCTACTCAGCGAACCCAATCGAAGACGAAAGCCTAAAAGCTTACAAGCTCCACAGTATCGATATCACGGGCATGACAACGAAAGCCCTAGAGGACACTGGGCTAACGACTAAAATCATGGACCGTTGCAAAAACTTCTTTGCGCTCGGTGTGACCCTTTGGCTTTACAACCGAAGCTTTGACTCCACCGTTGAATGGATCGGTAAAAAGTTTGGCAAAAAGCCCGAGCTGGTTGAAGCCAACACCAAGGTTCTCAAGGCTGGCTATTACTACGGTGAGACGGCAGAAATTTTCGATGGTCGATTCGAAGTAAAGAAAGCGCCGATTACCGAGGGTGTTTATCGAAATATAAACGGTAACAGCTCCCTCGCGATGGGCTTCGTGGCAGCTTCTATGAAAGCCAATCGAGACCTCTTTCTAGGATCCTACCCAATTACGCCAGCCAGCACGATTCTTCACGAACTTGCTCGCTACAAAGCCTACGGCGTTAAAACCTTTCAAGCCGAAGATGAAATTGCTGCAGTCTGCGCGGCAGTGGGTGCATCATTTGGCGGTGCATTGGCCATTACAACCACAAGCGGGCCTGGGCTAGCACTGAAAGCCGAAGCCATCGGGCTTGCTGTTATGACTGAGCTACCCTTGGTTGCCATCAACGTACAGCGCGGCGGTCCTTCAACCGGATTACCCACTAAAACTGAACAATCAGACCTTCTTCAAGGCCTCTACGGACGTAACGGTGAAGCTCCGATGCCGGTGCTCGCTTGCGCCTCACCTGCTGACGCATTCGAAACGGCGTACGAAGCTGCCCGGATTGCACTGAAATATATGACTCCAGTTCTTTTGCTTAGCGATGGTTACATCGCCAATGGGACAGAGCCATGGAAACTACCCGACCCTGATAAACTCATTCCAATCGAGACCTTCAGCTGGACCGACCCGGAGACTTTTCAACCATACAGCCGAAACCCCGAAACTCTCGCACGCCCATGGGTTACGCCCGGTACTCCCAAAATGGAACATCGCCTCGGTGGTCTAGAGAAGGCTCACCTCACCGGTGGTGTCTCTTACGACCCACATAACCACGAGATGATGATTCGTATGCGTGACGAAAAAGTAAAACGCGTGACTGAAGAGATTCCTGCAACAGCAATTGAAGGCGGAGATTCAGGCGAGCTTCTTATTGTCGGCTGGGGTTCAACCTACGGAGTCATTCTGGGGGCAGCGGCCAACTTAAGAGCTCAAGGTCGTAAGGTTTCCTGTATTCACCTGCGTTACCTCAATCCACTGCCGCCAGATCTTAAAGAAGTCTTTTCTCGTTTTGACCAAGTTGTTGTAGCGGAAATGAACCTTGGCCAGCTGGCAATGATTCTTCGAGCGGAAACGCTTGTGGACATTAAGAAGATAACCAAAGTTCAAGGACAACCTTTCAAGGAATCCGAAATTGTTGGTAAGGCCACAGAAATCATGGGTGGAAAAAGTACCAGTCCATTCCTGCTAAAGACACTGGAAAATATTATCGAAGGCCCATTGGCTCAGGCCGAGAAACCTGTTCACTGA
- a CDS encoding SulP family inorganic anion transporter yields MRFLPFIDLKPYPSKHARADFLAASSVLFMAIPQGIAYALIAGIPPVMGLYAATVPTIVGSLMRSSRHVITGPTNALSLLFAGTLALNLSADPAEIALTTALMVGLFQILAGWFRVGALIGLISSSVVLGYITGAGVLIAVGQLPNLTGTSAAHGNIYQMLSGWFAQLDSVSWLSVSIGLTTTLFIAALKKFRQTLPSPVIAIVLATLCSSIFGLSEGGLSIIQNISPIPSGFPQFTQPDLSLVPSLLPIAFALTMLSLVESSSVARTLAFESKQPIDNNVEFSGQGLANITAAFCGGYPISGSPSRSKLNQVAGAQTRMAGVLSGTMMLAVLAGFGELINQTPLAALAGLLMIVAWDLIDLPRIRATLRSALADKVSFLITLVATCTLTLDLAIYTGIALSILMNIMGYRKLRAFQYSIRGTELQATPLSDSPGLTDMVFRVVGLDGKLFFGAETKLRKILKQVLTPEVTRCVVIHIEDKSQIDFSIATCILEFSNQLQAQDGTLILSGLSPSGRKQIEEVQALYPDSRPEFLTEGGNWTLEKHQNALDFQK; encoded by the coding sequence ATGAGATTTCTTCCATTTATAGATTTGAAGCCGTACCCGTCGAAACATGCCCGGGCAGACTTTTTAGCGGCGAGCTCAGTTCTCTTCATGGCCATCCCTCAGGGCATTGCTTATGCTTTAATTGCCGGAATCCCGCCGGTCATGGGCCTCTATGCGGCCACCGTTCCCACGATTGTCGGCTCATTGATGCGCAGCTCGCGTCACGTCATCACGGGGCCGACCAATGCCCTTAGTCTTCTTTTTGCTGGGACTTTAGCTCTCAATCTAAGTGCCGACCCGGCTGAAATAGCGCTTACGACCGCTCTTATGGTCGGGCTCTTCCAGATTCTCGCCGGTTGGTTTCGTGTGGGAGCATTGATCGGCCTTATTTCTAGCTCAGTTGTACTGGGATATATCACAGGAGCTGGTGTCCTAATCGCCGTCGGACAACTTCCTAATTTAACCGGTACCTCCGCTGCCCATGGAAATATCTATCAAATGCTCAGCGGCTGGTTTGCCCAGCTTGATTCCGTGTCCTGGCTTAGCGTCAGCATTGGGCTCACAACGACCCTCTTTATCGCAGCCCTCAAGAAGTTTCGCCAAACCCTGCCAAGCCCCGTTATCGCCATCGTGCTTGCGACCTTGTGCTCAAGCATTTTTGGATTAAGCGAAGGCGGACTGAGTATTATTCAAAACATTTCCCCAATACCCAGTGGGTTTCCCCAGTTTACCCAACCGGATCTAAGCCTTGTTCCATCATTGCTCCCCATTGCTTTCGCACTGACGATGCTATCACTTGTTGAGTCTAGCTCAGTGGCCCGAACGCTCGCTTTTGAAAGCAAACAACCTATCGACAACAATGTGGAGTTCAGTGGTCAAGGGCTTGCTAATATCACGGCTGCTTTCTGCGGCGGTTATCCCATCAGTGGAAGTCCATCGCGCTCTAAATTGAATCAGGTAGCAGGTGCACAAACTCGAATGGCCGGTGTTCTCTCTGGGACCATGATGCTGGCAGTGCTCGCGGGCTTCGGAGAGCTTATTAACCAAACGCCGTTGGCTGCGTTAGCAGGCTTGCTCATGATTGTCGCATGGGACTTAATCGACCTTCCGCGGATTCGCGCCACCCTCCGGTCGGCCCTTGCTGATAAAGTCAGCTTTCTGATTACCCTCGTTGCCACATGCACCCTCACGCTCGATCTTGCGATTTACACCGGCATTGCCCTTAGCATTCTGATGAACATCATGGGTTACCGAAAACTCCGAGCCTTCCAGTACTCTATCCGCGGCACCGAGCTCCAAGCGACGCCCCTTTCTGATTCTCCAGGACTCACGGATATGGTGTTTCGTGTCGTTGGTTTGGATGGCAAATTGTTTTTTGGCGCCGAGACGAAACTTCGAAAAATCCTCAAACAAGTTCTCACACCTGAGGTCACGCGATGCGTGGTTATTCACATCGAAGACAAAAGTCAGATTGATTTCTCAATCGCAACTTGTATTCTTGAATTTTCTAACCAGCTTCAAGCTCAAGATGGAACATTAATTCTATCTGGGCTAAGCCCCTCCGGTCGAAAACAAATCGAGGAGGTTCAGGCCCTCTACCCGGATTCACGACCCGAGTTTCTAACTGAAGGCGGCAATTGGACTCTTGAAAAACACCAAAATGCGCTCGATTTTCAGAAATAA
- a CDS encoding HEAT repeat domain-containing protein — protein sequence MTSRFSFGLVFFILLLPSVSYSHAELGTGFERPRSALERAAHTEALVVAKVIQATQPMALANHVPQSTLAFKVEILRVIAGSLKPTQLKVMQLGKKQLAYPAGRTILLSINRTAHFVAANVPRPAELPPPENAPAWFTEQTQAETVEIDDVSIDLLSDYIKKILPFEKLDDPLERTAGIFRVCFEQLKNRRLHPLMSFEVIRDLLIASLDAKPTITQEDAHALFELSKNTGHDFRSRHGALILMFKAPSPVWRPIAHELLKTPMDPRLHGIAAGQIARQPIDVDAALLILMLNHQDEYVIRSAAVGLGKLKHHEAISDFDRISQNANEEIARTLVSSLGLMNNEAAVTLLNRWAQSHPLAYVQAFAARQLVRMRR from the coding sequence ATGACAAGTCGTTTTTCATTCGGGCTAGTATTTTTTATACTGCTACTGCCCTCTGTCTCTTATTCCCATGCAGAGTTAGGAACGGGCTTTGAACGGCCTCGCTCCGCACTTGAGCGCGCCGCGCATACCGAGGCGCTGGTGGTGGCAAAGGTCATTCAGGCCACGCAGCCCATGGCGCTGGCGAACCATGTTCCGCAGTCAACGCTTGCCTTTAAGGTTGAAATCTTACGAGTCATTGCAGGCAGCCTGAAGCCGACCCAGCTTAAGGTTATGCAGCTTGGGAAAAAGCAACTGGCCTACCCCGCGGGCAGAACCATTTTGCTCTCAATCAACCGCACTGCCCATTTTGTAGCAGCCAATGTTCCGCGTCCGGCCGAGCTTCCACCGCCCGAAAACGCTCCCGCTTGGTTTACAGAACAAACCCAGGCAGAGACCGTTGAAATCGATGATGTATCCATTGATTTACTAAGCGATTATATCAAGAAAATTTTACCGTTTGAAAAACTCGACGATCCGCTGGAAAGGACAGCAGGTATTTTCAGAGTCTGTTTCGAACAGCTTAAAAATCGGCGACTGCACCCCTTGATGAGCTTTGAAGTTATCCGGGACCTTTTGATCGCAAGCCTCGATGCCAAGCCAACGATCACTCAAGAAGATGCACATGCACTCTTTGAACTCAGTAAGAATACCGGTCACGACTTCCGTTCACGTCACGGTGCACTCATTCTCATGTTTAAAGCGCCCTCACCGGTGTGGCGGCCAATCGCTCATGAACTACTCAAGACGCCCATGGATCCTCGACTGCATGGTATTGCCGCCGGTCAGATAGCTCGCCAACCCATCGATGTTGATGCTGCTCTTTTAATACTGATGCTCAACCATCAAGACGAATACGTGATTCGCAGTGCTGCGGTTGGGCTCGGTAAACTAAAGCACCATGAAGCAATTTCGGATTTTGATAGAATTTCTCAGAATGCGAACGAAGAAATCGCTCGTACACTGGTCTCATCGCTAGGCTTGATGAACAATGAGGCAGCGGTGACCTTGCTCAACCGTTGGGCACAAAGTCACCCTCTGGCCTACGTTCAGGCATTTGCAGCGAGGCAACTTGTTAGGATGCGTCGCTAA
- a CDS encoding nitroreductase, whose translation MHDLDKSIRERRSIRGFIPTKTVPESTLLEVLGLAQQAPSNCNVQPWKVFVAKGDTRDRLSQEMCAELDAGNFGNPEDPIDVFSGDYKKRQIECAAELYGHMGVKRDDHAGRFHGLRRNFEFFDAPQIAIVCMEEHFGIGVALDVGMYVQTMMLALHSRGIGSCAQASMRHYPDIVRRELGIRKDLRILCGVAFGYEDHEVPANRTVQSRNDIANNVVFLD comes from the coding sequence ATGCATGATTTAGATAAAAGCATTCGGGAACGGCGTTCGATACGCGGCTTTATACCGACGAAGACAGTTCCTGAATCAACTCTCTTAGAAGTATTGGGCTTGGCTCAGCAAGCACCATCAAACTGCAACGTTCAACCGTGGAAAGTTTTTGTTGCAAAAGGCGATACTCGCGACCGCTTAAGCCAAGAGATGTGTGCTGAGCTGGATGCGGGTAACTTTGGCAACCCTGAAGACCCCATCGATGTTTTCTCCGGTGATTACAAAAAACGACAGATCGAATGCGCAGCAGAGTTGTATGGTCACATGGGCGTTAAGCGGGACGACCACGCAGGGAGGTTTCACGGGCTCAGAAGAAATTTCGAATTCTTTGATGCCCCACAGATAGCTATTGTTTGTATGGAGGAACACTTCGGCATCGGCGTAGCCTTGGATGTTGGAATGTATGTCCAGACGATGATGCTAGCTTTGCACTCCCGGGGGATAGGGAGTTGTGCGCAAGCGAGTATGCGTCACTATCCGGACATCGTTCGACGCGAACTGGGAATTCGAAAAGACTTACGAATTCTATGTGGTGTCGCATTTGGATACGAAGATCATGAAGTGCCAGCCAACCGTACCGTTCAATCACGCAATGATATTGCGAATAACGTCGTTTTTTTAGATTGA
- the purF gene encoding amidophosphoribosyltransferase, protein MCGIVGIAGTESVSVRIYDALTVLQHRGQDAAGIATSDGRRLNVRKNNGLVRDVFRPSHMHELTGNLGLGHVRYPTAGSADAHEAQPFCLSSPHGIALAHNGNLINTDSLRKELTDSGINLATNSDSEVLLNIFANALPSDVTHPTDEDIFAAVREVNDKCKGGYAVVAMLPNVGLIGFRDPNGIRPVIFGKRTSPDGDEYMLASESVALDVAGFELVRDIDAGEAVIFRHSVEPASDICSDSAEHHPCIFEYVYLARPDSIIDGISVYKSRLRMGDKLAQQVKDDWPDHDIDVVIPVPDTSRSAAIQMAHHLGVKYREGFIKNRYIGRTFIMPGQQLRKKSVRKKLNAIELEFKDKNVLLVDDSIVRGTTCSQIIQMAREAGAKKVYFASAAPAVRNPNVYGIDMPAASELIAHGRTTEEVQEAIGADRLFYQHLEDLLDSAREGNPERVKFEDSVFSGSYITGDVKQSYLDELEAARNDQAKKENAPGQEIALA, encoded by the coding sequence ATGTGCGGCATCGTTGGAATCGCTGGAACTGAGTCTGTAAGTGTCCGTATTTACGATGCTTTAACCGTATTACAGCACCGCGGGCAAGATGCAGCAGGCATTGCCACGTCCGATGGACGCCGGCTCAATGTGCGTAAAAACAACGGCCTCGTCCGGGATGTTTTTCGACCCAGCCATATGCACGAACTCACTGGTAATTTAGGGCTAGGACACGTTCGCTACCCTACCGCAGGGTCAGCAGATGCGCACGAAGCTCAGCCATTTTGCCTCAGCAGCCCACACGGAATTGCCCTGGCTCACAACGGTAACCTCATCAACACCGATAGCCTCCGAAAAGAACTCACCGATTCAGGCATCAACTTAGCAACGAATTCGGACTCCGAAGTACTCCTCAACATCTTCGCCAACGCACTTCCCTCGGATGTCACTCACCCAACCGATGAGGATATTTTCGCAGCGGTTCGTGAAGTAAACGACAAATGCAAAGGTGGGTACGCCGTTGTTGCCATGCTTCCAAATGTTGGGCTCATCGGATTCAGAGACCCCAACGGAATTCGTCCAGTGATTTTCGGTAAACGAACCAGTCCAGACGGTGATGAATACATGCTCGCCAGTGAAAGCGTGGCCCTCGACGTGGCTGGCTTTGAACTTGTTCGAGATATCGACGCAGGTGAGGCTGTTATTTTTCGCCACAGTGTAGAGCCCGCTTCAGATATCTGCTCAGACTCAGCAGAACATCACCCTTGTATTTTTGAATACGTTTACCTCGCGCGGCCAGACTCCATCATCGACGGCATTTCAGTCTATAAGTCGCGGCTTAGAATGGGTGATAAATTAGCCCAACAAGTCAAAGACGATTGGCCTGACCACGATATCGATGTTGTGATTCCTGTTCCCGATACAAGTCGCTCAGCGGCCATTCAAATGGCGCATCACCTCGGTGTTAAATACCGCGAAGGCTTTATTAAGAATCGCTACATCGGCCGAACCTTCATCATGCCCGGCCAACAACTGCGTAAAAAGTCAGTTCGCAAAAAGCTCAACGCGATTGAACTCGAGTTTAAAGATAAGAATGTGCTCTTGGTCGATGACTCCATCGTGCGTGGGACAACATGCTCCCAGATCATTCAAATGGCGCGTGAAGCTGGCGCGAAAAAAGTTTATTTCGCATCTGCGGCACCTGCGGTCCGTAATCCCAATGTTTATGGAATTGATATGCCTGCAGCGAGCGAGCTGATTGCCCATGGCCGCACCACTGAAGAAGTTCAGGAAGCGATTGGCGCCGATAGACTGTTTTACCAGCACCTTGAGGACCTCTTAGATTCTGCCCGTGAAGGAAATCCCGAACGGGTTAAATTTGAGGATTCAGTTTTCTCAGGCAGCTACATCACAGGTGATGTGAAACAAAGTTATCTAGATGAACTTGAAGCAGCGCGTAACGATCAAGCTAAAAAAGAGAATGCGCCTGGCCAAGAAATCGCACTGGCCTAA